From Streptomyces sp. NBC_00370, a single genomic window includes:
- the sucC gene encoding ADP-forming succinate--CoA ligase subunit beta, whose protein sequence is MDLFEYQARDLFAKHGVPVLAGEVIDTPEAAREVTTRLGGRAVVKAQVKVGGRGKAGGVKLASDPADAVEKAGQILGMDIKGHTVHKVMLAETANIADEYYVSFLLDRTNRTFLAMASVQGGVEIEVVAEENPEALARIPVDANEGCTPEKAAEIVAAAKFPAEIADQVADVLQKLWVVFIKEDALLVEVNPLVKSGDGKIIALDGKVSLDENADFRQPEHEALEDKAAANPLEAAAKAKNLNYVKLDGEVGIIGNGAGLVMSTLDVVAYAGEKHSGVKPANFLDIGGGASAEVMANGLEIILGDPDVKSVFVNVFGGITACDEVANGIVQALELLASKGEKVEKPLVVRLDGNNAELGRKILSDANHPLVQRVDTMDGAADKAAELAAAK, encoded by the coding sequence GTGGACCTGTTCGAGTATCAGGCGAGGGACCTCTTCGCCAAGCACGGTGTACCGGTGCTGGCCGGTGAAGTCATCGACACGCCTGAGGCGGCCCGAGAGGTCACCACGCGTCTCGGCGGCAGGGCCGTCGTCAAGGCGCAGGTCAAGGTCGGCGGCCGGGGCAAGGCCGGCGGTGTGAAGCTGGCCTCCGACCCGGCTGACGCCGTCGAGAAGGCCGGTCAGATCCTGGGCATGGACATCAAGGGCCACACGGTCCACAAGGTGATGCTGGCCGAGACGGCGAACATCGCGGACGAGTACTACGTCTCGTTCCTCCTCGACCGCACCAACCGCACGTTCCTCGCCATGGCGTCCGTGCAGGGCGGCGTGGAGATCGAGGTCGTCGCGGAGGAGAACCCCGAGGCGCTCGCCAGGATCCCTGTCGACGCCAACGAGGGCTGCACCCCCGAGAAGGCCGCCGAGATCGTCGCCGCCGCGAAGTTCCCGGCCGAGATCGCCGACCAGGTCGCCGACGTCCTGCAGAAGCTGTGGGTCGTCTTCATCAAGGAGGACGCCCTCCTTGTCGAGGTGAACCCGCTGGTCAAGTCCGGTGACGGCAAGATCATCGCGCTGGACGGCAAGGTCTCGCTCGACGAGAACGCGGACTTCCGCCAGCCCGAGCACGAGGCGCTTGAGGACAAGGCCGCGGCCAACCCTCTTGAGGCCGCCGCCAAGGCGAAGAACCTCAACTACGTGAAGCTCGACGGCGAGGTCGGCATCATCGGCAACGGCGCGGGTCTGGTCATGTCGACCCTCGACGTCGTCGCGTACGCCGGTGAGAAGCACAGCGGTGTGAAGCCGGCCAACTTCCTCGACATCGGCGGCGGCGCCTCGGCCGAGGTCATGGCGAACGGCCTGGAGATCATCCTCGGCGACCCGGACGTCAAGTCCGTCTTCGTCAACGTCTTCGGTGGCATCACCGCGTGCGACGAGGTCGCCAACGGCATCGTGCAGGCCCTCGAACTGCTCGCCTCCAAGGGCGAGAAGGTCGAGAAGCCGCTGGTCGTGCGGCTCGACGGCAACAACGCTGAGCTGGGTCGCAAGATCCTGTCGGACGCCAACCACCCGCTCGTGCAGCGCGTGGACACCATGGACGGCGCGGCCGACAAGGCCGCCGAGCTCGCGGCTGCGAAGTAA
- the sucD gene encoding succinate--CoA ligase subunit alpha — translation MAIFLTKESKVIVQGMTGATGMKHTKLMLADGTNIVGGVNPRKAGTSVDFDGTEVPVFGSVADAIKETGADVSVVFVPPAFAKAAVVEAIDAEIPLAVVITEGIAVHDSAAFWAYAGSKGNKTRIIGPNCPGLITPGQSNAGIIPGDITKPGRIGLVSKSGTLTYQMMYELRDIGFSSAVGIGGDPVIGTTHIDALEAFEADPETDLIVMIGEIGGDAEERAADFIAKNVTKPVVGYVAGFTAPEGKTMGHAGAIVSGSSGTAQAKKEALEAAGVKVGKTPTETAELARAILAG, via the coding sequence ATGGCTATCTTCCTCACCAAGGAAAGCAAGGTCATCGTCCAGGGGATGACCGGCGCCACCGGCATGAAGCACACCAAGCTCATGCTCGCCGACGGCACCAACATCGTCGGCGGTGTGAACCCCCGCAAGGCCGGTACGTCCGTCGACTTCGACGGCACCGAGGTCCCCGTGTTCGGCTCCGTCGCCGACGCGATCAAGGAGACCGGCGCCGACGTCTCGGTCGTCTTCGTACCGCCGGCCTTCGCGAAGGCCGCCGTCGTCGAGGCGATCGACGCGGAGATCCCCCTCGCGGTCGTCATCACCGAGGGCATCGCCGTCCACGACTCCGCCGCCTTCTGGGCGTACGCGGGCTCGAAGGGCAACAAGACCCGGATCATCGGCCCGAACTGCCCGGGTCTGATCACCCCCGGCCAGTCCAACGCCGGCATCATCCCGGGCGACATCACCAAGCCCGGCCGGATCGGTCTCGTGTCCAAGTCCGGCACGCTGACCTACCAGATGATGTACGAGCTGCGCGACATCGGCTTCTCGTCCGCCGTCGGCATCGGTGGCGACCCGGTCATCGGTACGACGCACATCGACGCCCTTGAGGCGTTCGAGGCCGACCCCGAGACCGACCTGATCGTGATGATCGGCGAGATCGGCGGCGACGCCGAGGAGCGCGCGGCCGACTTCATCGCCAAGAACGTGACGAAGCCGGTCGTCGGCTACGTCGCGGGCTTCACCGCGCCCGAGGGCAAGACGATGGGCCACGCCGGCGCCATCGTCTCCGGCTCCTCCGGCACGGCGCAGGCGAAGAAGGAGGCCCTGGAGGCCGCGGGCGTGAAGGTCGGCAAGACCCCGACCGAGACCGCCGAGCTGGCGCGCGCCATCCTCGCGGGCTGA
- a CDS encoding helix-turn-helix domain-containing protein: MTQSTKDSAPAPPLPVPKERRRLREAKSLTAKQVAAALGVTQSTLRGWETGRAAPRGRKRDAYARLLAGYAVELREKEEREAAEVRAAALQRAATALAPAASAPAASAPDTSAPDTSAHTAVAVAVIEPPAVKVSIVKAPPYAKAETAEQAFDALYAYAAPALVRQTYLLTGRRALSQESVERAFHLAWHRWPEVAVDRDPAGWVRAAAYEYALSPWHRLRLSHRRPDPAAAAAEREGRPLREALLRLPPRHRRTLLLYDGLGLDLPETAAETEASTPTAANRLLHAREAVAERVPELADPEELHAKLGTLTRTVAPPSIAPAGAVRTAGERRAKFWTRSAVALTVLIIGATAFTVATAPRQYEPPRAPSERVGGVPQRGGPEQLTGADLKLRERLMDEPMNGPPRLVPEAH; the protein is encoded by the coding sequence ATGACGCAGAGCACCAAGGACAGCGCCCCCGCGCCCCCGCTGCCCGTCCCCAAGGAACGGCGCCGGCTGCGCGAGGCGAAGTCCCTGACGGCCAAGCAGGTCGCGGCTGCCTTGGGTGTCACGCAGTCGACCCTACGGGGCTGGGAGACCGGCAGGGCCGCTCCCCGGGGCCGTAAACGGGACGCCTACGCGCGCCTGTTGGCCGGCTACGCCGTCGAGCTGCGGGAGAAGGAGGAGCGCGAGGCCGCCGAGGTGCGCGCCGCCGCGCTCCAACGCGCCGCAACGGCGCTCGCGCCCGCCGCTTCCGCGCCCGCCGCTTCCGCGCCCGACACGTCCGCACCTGACACGTCCGCGCATACGGCGGTCGCGGTGGCGGTGATCGAGCCGCCCGCGGTGAAGGTCAGCATCGTCAAGGCCCCGCCGTACGCCAAGGCCGAGACGGCTGAGCAGGCGTTCGACGCGCTGTACGCGTACGCGGCGCCCGCTCTCGTCCGCCAGACGTATCTGCTGACCGGCCGGCGCGCGCTCTCCCAGGAGTCCGTCGAGCGCGCGTTCCATCTCGCCTGGCACCGCTGGCCCGAGGTCGCCGTCGACCGCGATCCGGCGGGCTGGGTGCGGGCCGCCGCCTACGAGTACGCGCTGTCGCCGTGGCACCGGCTGCGGCTCTCCCACCGGCGCCCCGACCCGGCGGCAGCGGCGGCCGAGCGGGAGGGACGGCCGCTGCGTGAGGCGCTGTTGCGGCTGCCGCCCCGGCACCGGCGCACCCTGCTGCTCTACGACGGTCTCGGCCTCGACCTGCCGGAGACGGCGGCAGAGACCGAGGCGAGCACCCCGACGGCGGCCAACCGGCTGCTGCACGCGCGGGAGGCGGTCGCCGAGCGGGTGCCCGAACTGGCCGACCCGGAGGAGCTGCACGCGAAGCTCGGCACCCTCACCCGTACCGTCGCGCCGCCGTCGATCGCACCGGCGGGCGCCGTACGGACTGCGGGCGAACGGCGGGCCAAGTTCTGGACGCGGTCGGCCGTCGCCCTGACCGTACTGATCATCGGGGCGACCGCGTTCACCGTCGCGACAGCGCCCAGGCAGTACGAGCCGCCGCGCGCGCCGAGCGAGCGGGTCGGCGGGGTGCCGCAGCGCGGCGGCCCCGAGCAGCTGACGGGCGCGGACCTGAAGCTGCGCGAGAGGCTGATGGACGAGCCGATGAACGGGCCGCCCCGGCTGGTGCCGGAGGCGCACTGA
- a CDS encoding cell division protein PerM: protein MTQVTDRGMPLSSASAAERGRAAALTASFLRGTIAAGLGLGAIAVLVMALWISSPYPDSGAGGAMHVAAALWLLAHGVELMRPDTLSGAPAPLGVVPLLLVLLPAWLAYRAARDTTEPDEGRPQLTVLGAVTTVAGGYLLVSAAVVLYATGGPLTASPLRAALTLPLVVVPATFAGAWSGTGRSAGPLPLWLPEAVRAFLVRTVWAPATRRRTGAALRSGGAGAAVLLGGGALLVGVSLVWHGDAAQESFLRLSGIWSGRFAVMLLGLVLVPNAAVWGAAYGLGPGFALGTGATVGPLGVTGSPEAPAFPLLAAVPGTSGTPVHWASFAVPLVAGLVVAWFTVRVAAPPYALREESWTARETAVAVLVGGAGCGALSALLAAAAGGPLGTHDLAEFGPLWWLTGVAALVWTLAVGLPVTLGLRAWRLRERRVKAVDTAEHQTIQPVETTAAGETGTETGTKTDTAAPAADETAKVAWWRALLWWTGARADGAPAVASAVAAVPQPARPAAEGPDADTDPDADYDFLPAEAWHDDDAREARWAAFKEVADGPVPAFPTPAAPVVPVTPPQQQEPPSTEEGGSKTETDQRDKGEADNPPTATP, encoded by the coding sequence GTGACCCAGGTGACTGATCGCGGTATGCCGCTGTCCTCGGCCTCGGCCGCCGAGCGTGGCCGGGCCGCCGCGCTGACCGCGTCCTTCCTGCGCGGAACCATCGCGGCGGGGCTCGGACTCGGCGCCATCGCCGTCCTCGTGATGGCGCTGTGGATCAGCTCGCCGTACCCGGACAGCGGCGCGGGCGGAGCCATGCACGTCGCGGCTGCGCTCTGGCTGCTCGCGCACGGCGTCGAGCTGATGCGCCCCGACACCCTCTCGGGGGCGCCGGCGCCGCTCGGGGTCGTCCCGCTGCTGCTGGTGCTGCTGCCCGCCTGGCTCGCCTACCGGGCCGCGCGTGACACGACGGAACCCGACGAGGGACGGCCCCAGCTCACCGTGCTCGGCGCCGTGACCACGGTGGCCGGCGGGTATCTGCTGGTCAGCGCCGCAGTCGTGCTCTACGCGACGGGCGGCCCGCTCACCGCCTCCCCGCTGCGCGCGGCCCTCACGCTGCCGCTCGTCGTCGTACCGGCGACTTTCGCGGGGGCCTGGTCGGGTACCGGCCGCTCGGCGGGACCGCTGCCGCTCTGGCTGCCGGAAGCCGTACGGGCGTTCCTCGTCCGTACGGTCTGGGCGCCCGCGACCCGGCGCAGGACGGGCGCCGCGCTGCGCTCGGGGGGCGCGGGCGCGGCCGTGCTGCTGGGCGGCGGTGCGCTGCTCGTCGGGGTCTCGCTGGTGTGGCACGGCGACGCGGCGCAGGAATCGTTCCTGCGGCTCTCCGGGATCTGGTCGGGGCGGTTCGCGGTCATGCTGCTGGGGCTCGTACTCGTGCCGAACGCGGCGGTCTGGGGCGCCGCTTACGGCCTCGGTCCGGGATTCGCCCTCGGTACGGGGGCGACGGTCGGCCCGCTCGGCGTCACCGGCAGCCCGGAGGCGCCCGCGTTCCCGCTGCTCGCGGCCGTGCCGGGGACGTCGGGGACGCCGGTGCACTGGGCGTCCTTCGCGGTCCCGCTGGTCGCCGGTCTGGTGGTCGCCTGGTTCACGGTGCGGGTGGCGGCGCCCCCGTACGCGCTGCGCGAGGAGTCCTGGACCGCGCGCGAGACGGCGGTGGCGGTCCTGGTCGGCGGGGCGGGCTGCGGGGCGCTGAGCGCGCTGCTGGCGGCCGCCGCAGGCGGTCCGCTGGGGACGCACGACCTGGCGGAGTTCGGGCCGCTGTGGTGGCTTACGGGCGTCGCGGCGCTGGTGTGGACGCTGGCCGTGGGTCTGCCGGTGACGCTGGGGCTACGGGCCTGGCGGCTGCGGGAGCGGCGGGTCAAGGCCGTGGACACGGCGGAGCACCAGACGATTCAGCCGGTGGAGACCACCGCGGCCGGCGAGACCGGCACCGAGACCGGGACGAAGACCGACACCGCGGCGCCCGCGGCCGACGAGACCGCGAAGGTGGCCTGGTGGCGTGCGCTGCTCTGGTGGACCGGCGCACGGGCCGACGGCGCACCGGCCGTCGCTTCGGCGGTCGCCGCCGTACCGCAGCCCGCGCGTCCGGCGGCGGAAGGGCCGGATGCCGACACCGATCCGGACGCCGACTACGACTTCCTGCCGGCCGAGGCCTGGCACGACGACGACGCGCGCGAGGCCCGCTGGGCGGCGTTCAAGGAGGTCGCGGACGGTCCGGTGCCCGCCTTCCCCACGCCGGCCGCACCTGTCGTGCCCGTCACGCCCCCTCAGCAGCAGGAGCCGCCCTCCACGGAGGAGGGCGGCTCCAAGACCGAGACCGATCAGCGCGACAAGGGCGAGGCTGACAACCCGCCCACCGCTACTCCTTGA
- the purN gene encoding phosphoribosylglycinamide formyltransferase, which yields MASAPLSRLVVLVSGSGTNLQALIDAIGDDPEAYGARIVAVGADRDSIAGLDRAERAGLPTFVCRVGDHATRAEWDAALAAATAAYEPDLVVSAGFMKIVGKEFLARFGGRFINTHPALLPSFPGAHGVRDALAYGARVTGCTVHFVDDGVDTGPIIAQAVVEVRDEDHEDGGVALHERIKEVERRLLVDVVGRLARHGYRIEGRKVSIQ from the coding sequence GTGGCCTCCGCGCCCCTCTCCCGTCTCGTGGTCCTGGTCTCCGGATCCGGTACGAATCTGCAGGCCCTGATCGACGCCATCGGCGACGACCCGGAGGCCTACGGCGCACGGATCGTCGCTGTCGGCGCCGACCGCGACTCCATCGCCGGTCTCGACCGCGCCGAGCGCGCGGGGCTGCCGACCTTCGTCTGCCGGGTGGGCGACCACGCGACACGTGCGGAGTGGGACGCGGCGCTGGCCGCCGCCACCGCGGCGTACGAGCCCGACCTGGTGGTCTCGGCCGGTTTCATGAAGATCGTGGGGAAGGAGTTCCTCGCGAGGTTCGGCGGGCGCTTCATCAACACGCACCCCGCCTTGCTGCCCAGTTTTCCCGGTGCCCACGGCGTACGCGACGCACTCGCGTACGGGGCGAGGGTCACCGGCTGCACCGTCCACTTCGTCGACGACGGTGTCGACACCGGCCCGATCATCGCCCAGGCGGTGGTCGAGGTGCGGGACGAGGACCACGAGGACGGTGGCGTCGCGCTCCATGAGCGCATCAAGGAAGTCGAGCGACGGCTGCTCGTCGATGTCGTGGGGCGTCTGGCCCGGCACGGCTACCGCATTGAGGGACGAAAGGTGTCAATCCAGTGA
- the purH gene encoding bifunctional phosphoribosylaminoimidazolecarboxamide formyltransferase/IMP cyclohydrolase, with protein MTAEGTKRPIRRALVSVYDKTGLEELARGLHEAGVTLVSTGSTASKIAAAGVPVTKVEELTGFPETLDGRVKTLHPRVHAGILADLRLDSHREQLAELDIEPFELVVSNLYPFRETVESGATPDECVEQIDIGGPSMVRAAAKNHPSVAIVTSPDRYADVLAAVRDGGFDLTTRKRLAAEAFQHTAAYDVAVASWFNEDYAADDSGFPEFLGATYERSAVLRYGENPHQPAALYTSGTGGLAEAEQLHGKEMSYNNYTDTDAARRAAYDHAEPCVAIIKHANPCGIAIADNVAEAHRKAHDCDPVSAFGGVIAVNRPVSVAMAEQVAEIFTEVIVAPDYEDGAVEVLARKKSIRVLRCAGAPANSVEVKAVDGGALLQVTDRLQADGDDPATWTLATGDALTEAELAELAFAWRASRAVKSNAILLAKGGASVGVGMGQVNRVDSAKLAVERAGEERARGSYAASDAFFPFPDGLEVLLEAGVKAVVQPGGSVRDPLSVEAAEKAGATMYFTGTRHFFH; from the coding sequence GTGACCGCCGAAGGTACGAAGCGGCCGATCCGCCGCGCGCTGGTCAGTGTCTACGACAAGACGGGCCTCGAAGAGCTGGCCCGCGGGCTGCACGAGGCAGGCGTCACGCTGGTCTCGACAGGATCGACGGCCTCGAAGATCGCCGCCGCCGGTGTGCCCGTCACCAAGGTCGAGGAGCTGACCGGCTTCCCCGAGACGCTGGACGGCCGCGTCAAGACGCTGCACCCGCGCGTCCACGCCGGCATCCTCGCCGACCTCCGGCTCGACTCGCACCGCGAGCAGCTGGCCGAACTGGACATCGAGCCCTTCGAACTCGTCGTCTCGAATCTGTATCCGTTCCGCGAGACCGTCGAGTCCGGGGCGACCCCGGACGAGTGCGTCGAGCAGATCGACATCGGCGGCCCCTCGATGGTGCGCGCCGCCGCCAAGAACCACCCGTCGGTCGCCATCGTCACCAGCCCCGACCGCTACGCCGACGTGCTCGCGGCCGTGCGGGACGGCGGGTTCGACCTGACGACCCGTAAGCGGCTGGCCGCCGAGGCGTTCCAGCACACCGCCGCGTACGACGTGGCCGTGGCGTCCTGGTTCAACGAGGACTACGCGGCGGACGACTCCGGCTTCCCCGAGTTCCTCGGCGCCACCTACGAGCGGTCGGCGGTGCTGCGCTACGGAGAGAATCCGCACCAGCCCGCCGCGCTGTACACGAGCGGTACGGGCGGCCTCGCCGAGGCCGAGCAGTTGCACGGCAAGGAGATGTCGTACAACAACTACACCGACACGGACGCCGCGCGCCGGGCCGCCTACGACCACGCCGAGCCGTGCGTCGCGATCATCAAGCACGCCAACCCGTGCGGGATCGCCATCGCCGACAACGTGGCCGAGGCGCACCGCAAGGCCCACGACTGCGACCCCGTCTCCGCGTTCGGCGGGGTGATCGCCGTCAACCGGCCGGTGTCGGTGGCGATGGCCGAGCAGGTCGCCGAGATCTTCACCGAGGTCATCGTGGCGCCCGACTACGAGGACGGCGCCGTCGAGGTGCTGGCCCGCAAGAAGAGCATCCGGGTGCTGCGCTGCGCCGGTGCCCCGGCCAACTCCGTCGAGGTGAAGGCCGTCGACGGCGGCGCGCTGCTCCAGGTCACCGACCGGCTCCAGGCGGACGGCGACGACCCGGCCACCTGGACGCTGGCCACCGGCGATGCGCTGACCGAGGCCGAGCTGGCCGAGCTGGCCTTCGCCTGGCGCGCCAGCCGCGCCGTCAAGTCCAACGCGATCCTGCTCGCCAAGGGCGGCGCTTCCGTCGGCGTCGGCATGGGTCAGGTCAACCGCGTCGACTCGGCGAAGCTCGCTGTCGAGCGCGCGGGGGAGGAGCGGGCGCGGGGTTCGTACGCGGCGTCCGACGCGTTCTTCCCGTTCCCCGACGGTCTTGAGGTGCTGCTCGAAGCGGGCGTCAAGGCCGTGGTGCAGCCGGGCGGTTCGGTCCGTGACCCGCTGTCGGTCGAGGCGGCGGAGAAGGCCGGCGCGACGATGTACTTCACCGGGACGCGGCACTTCTTCCACTGA
- a CDS encoding RDD family protein, translating into MSFGDPNNPYGQQQGQPGSTPPGQPGYGYPQQAPQGVPQQGYGYPQQPGQPYGYPQAPGQGGYGYGSTPSYANWGARFLGTIVDGLVFLVPYLFFIIGVNSDGAISGIFAAIGGLALLGIAIWQLIQEGKTGQTIGKKAVGIRLVREADGQPLGVGMAFVRRLAHFLDSLPCYIGWLWPAWDEKNQTFADKICSSIVIKTK; encoded by the coding sequence ATGAGCTTCGGCGACCCGAACAACCCGTACGGCCAGCAACAGGGTCAGCCGGGCAGCACACCCCCGGGCCAGCCCGGATACGGCTACCCCCAGCAGGCCCCGCAGGGCGTCCCGCAGCAGGGGTACGGCTACCCGCAGCAGCCCGGCCAGCCGTACGGCTACCCGCAGGCACCCGGCCAGGGCGGATACGGCTACGGATCGACGCCCAGTTACGCGAACTGGGGCGCGCGGTTCCTCGGCACGATCGTCGACGGGCTCGTCTTCCTCGTCCCGTACCTCTTCTTCATCATCGGCGTGAACAGCGACGGCGCCATCTCCGGGATCTTCGCCGCGATCGGCGGCCTCGCGCTGCTCGGTATAGCCATCTGGCAGCTGATCCAGGAGGGCAAGACGGGTCAGACCATCGGCAAGAAGGCCGTGGGGATCCGGCTGGTCCGCGAGGCTGACGGTCAGCCGCTGGGCGTCGGCATGGCGTTCGTCCGCCGCCTCGCGCACTTCCTCGACAGCCTCCCCTGCTACATCGGCTGGCTGTGGCCGGCGTGGGACGAGAAGAACCAGACGTTCGCCGACAAGATCTGCTCGTCGATCGTCATCAAGACCAAGTAA
- a CDS encoding bifunctional methylenetetrahydrofolate dehydrogenase/methenyltetrahydrofolate cyclohydrolase translates to MNAQILDGKATAAAIKSELTVRVAALKERGVTPGLGTLLVGDDPGSRWYVNGKHRDCAEVGIGSIQRELPDTATQEDIEAVVLELNANPDCTGYIVQLPLPKGIDTNRVLELMDPDKDADGLHPMSLGRLVLNETGPLPCTPYGIIQLLRHHGVEINGAHVVVVGRGITVGRSIPLLLTRKSENATVTQCHTGTRDLSAQLRQADIVVAAAGVPHIIKPEDVKPGAAVLDVGVSRDENGKIVGDVHPGVAEVAGWISPNPGGVGPMTRAQLLVNVVEAAERTVVDAG, encoded by the coding sequence ATGAACGCCCAGATTCTCGATGGCAAGGCCACCGCAGCCGCGATCAAGTCCGAACTGACCGTCCGAGTGGCGGCCCTCAAGGAGCGAGGCGTGACCCCGGGCCTCGGCACCCTGCTCGTCGGGGACGACCCGGGCAGCCGCTGGTACGTCAACGGCAAGCACCGCGACTGCGCGGAGGTCGGTATCGGCTCGATCCAGCGCGAACTGCCGGACACGGCAACGCAGGAGGACATCGAGGCGGTGGTGCTGGAGCTGAACGCGAACCCCGACTGCACCGGCTACATCGTGCAGCTCCCGCTGCCCAAGGGCATCGACACCAACCGGGTGCTGGAGCTGATGGACCCGGACAAGGACGCCGACGGACTGCACCCGATGAGCCTCGGCCGGCTCGTGCTGAACGAGACGGGGCCGCTGCCCTGCACCCCGTACGGCATCATCCAACTGCTGCGCCACCACGGCGTGGAGATCAACGGCGCGCACGTGGTGGTCGTCGGCCGTGGCATCACGGTCGGCCGGTCGATCCCGCTGCTGCTGACCCGTAAGTCGGAGAACGCGACCGTGACCCAGTGCCACACCGGCACCCGCGATCTGTCGGCGCAGCTCAGGCAGGCCGACATCGTCGTCGCCGCCGCCGGGGTGCCGCACATCATCAAGCCCGAGGACGTCAAGCCGGGCGCCGCCGTGCTCGACGTCGGCGTCAGCCGGGACGAGAACGGCAAGATCGTGGGCGACGTGCATCCGGGCGTGGCCGAGGTGGCGGGCTGGATCTCGCCGAACCCGGGCGGCGTCGGCCCGATGACACGTGCCCAGCTGCTGGTCAACGTCGTCGAGGCGGCGGAGCGTACCGTCGTCGACGCGGGCTGA
- a CDS encoding DUF3017 domain-containing protein, with amino-acid sequence MGAGTSAGDATGPQARSRAGTAPSAAPAEPQGPAEPLEPAAQNGTAAQNGAVNGTAAQNGTAASAADAVPEEEVPATTARPEGSGRAAAPDAPAPVRQWPLISVLGTTGLGLLIVGLHPFDEAFRIGTMLIGVALIGGAVLRRTIPSVGMLAVRSRFTDMVTYGLLGIAIVLLALMTQPDPWLEFPFLEDVVHSTVKTPTP; translated from the coding sequence ATGGGTGCTGGTACGAGCGCGGGCGACGCGACGGGTCCGCAGGCACGGTCGCGGGCCGGGACGGCACCGTCCGCCGCCCCGGCGGAACCACAGGGCCCTGCGGAGCCGTTGGAGCCGGCGGCACAGAACGGTACGGCGGCGCAGAACGGCGCTGTGAACGGTACGGCCGCGCAGAACGGCACTGCGGCCTCCGCGGCCGACGCCGTTCCCGAGGAGGAGGTCCCCGCGACCACGGCGCGCCCCGAGGGCAGTGGCCGCGCCGCGGCCCCCGACGCGCCCGCGCCGGTCCGGCAGTGGCCGCTGATCAGTGTGCTCGGCACGACCGGGCTCGGCCTGCTGATCGTCGGTCTGCACCCCTTCGACGAGGCGTTCCGCATCGGCACGATGCTGATCGGGGTCGCCCTGATCGGCGGCGCGGTGCTGCGCAGGACGATCCCGTCCGTCGGCATGCTCGCCGTGCGCTCACGCTTCACCGACATGGTCACGTACGGCCTGCTGGGCATCGCGATCGTGCTGCTCGCGCTGATGACGCAGCCCGATCCGTGGCTGGAGTTCCCGTTCCTGGAGGACGTGGTCCACTCGACGGTCAAGACGCCCACACCGTGA
- a CDS encoding XRE family transcriptional regulator, whose protein sequence is MPRWKTLPDELDPEVREFTGQLRRLLDRGGLGVAAVADRTGYSRTSWERYLNGRLLPPKGAVVALAEATDTNPAHLITMWELAERAWSRSEMRHDMTMEQIRISQARAALGEPGDVPEGAPGVVPRDWGTPPRAAQAPGPGAHAPQQAPPRQGTGGGRRKPLIVVAAVVGVLLVVVAAVLLTGLGGDGGGDDKAAPTPSPSRTVATSAPALPAGVQCSGAACTGKDPEAMGCSGQYAATVSTATVGASTIEVRYSKTCGAAWARITQAVAGDSVRITGAGGSKPQSRPVAAAGDAYTPMLAVPSASAAKACATLATGVSGCTTTP, encoded by the coding sequence ATGCCGCGCTGGAAGACGCTGCCGGACGAACTGGACCCGGAGGTCAGGGAGTTCACCGGCCAGCTGCGCAGACTCCTCGACCGCGGCGGCCTCGGGGTCGCGGCGGTCGCCGACCGGACGGGCTACAGCAGGACGTCCTGGGAGCGGTATCTGAACGGCCGGCTGCTGCCGCCGAAGGGTGCCGTCGTCGCTCTCGCCGAGGCGACCGACACGAACCCGGCGCACCTGATCACGATGTGGGAGCTGGCCGAGCGGGCGTGGAGCCGCTCGGAGATGCGCCACGACATGACCATGGAACAGATACGCATCTCCCAGGCGCGCGCGGCGCTCGGTGAGCCCGGGGACGTCCCGGAGGGCGCGCCCGGCGTCGTACCGCGCGACTGGGGGACCCCGCCGCGCGCTGCCCAGGCCCCGGGGCCCGGCGCGCACGCCCCGCAGCAGGCGCCCCCGCGGCAAGGCACCGGCGGCGGCCGGCGCAAGCCGCTGATCGTTGTCGCCGCAGTCGTCGGGGTGCTGCTCGTGGTGGTCGCCGCCGTACTGCTGACCGGTCTCGGCGGTGACGGCGGAGGCGACGACAAGGCCGCCCCGACCCCGTCGCCCTCGCGCACCGTCGCCACGTCGGCGCCCGCGCTGCCGGCCGGTGTGCAGTGCTCGGGCGCCGCCTGCACCGGCAAGGATCCGGAGGCCATGGGGTGCAGCGGCCAGTACGCGGCCACCGTCAGCACGGCGACCGTCGGCGCCTCCACGATCGAGGTGCGCTACAGCAAGACCTGCGGAGCGGCCTGGGCGCGCATCACCCAGGCGGTCGCCGGCGACTCGGTACGGATCACCGGCGCGGGTGGGAGCAAGCCGCAGAGCCGCCCGGTCGCGGCGGCGGGGGACGCGTACACCCCCATGCTCGCGGTCCCGTCCGCCTCGGCCGCCAAGGCCTGCGCGACGCTCGCCACCGGCGTGAGCGGCTGTACGACGACGCCGTGA